One genomic window of Diospyros lotus cultivar Yz01 chromosome 8, ASM1463336v1, whole genome shotgun sequence includes the following:
- the LOC127807619 gene encoding uncharacterized protein LOC127807619 isoform X3 codes for MGALAPAFQWVPEDDLLLKNAVETRWHTLLYDPVVSEEASAHMNEIENSASCLLSKPNRPENSRENKCVSGKRKVESVRNCYYSLRKRICNEPFHSMDQNSLVGAGHNSCFGNGDEVSSACCMCGGPRQLDSNFDMTCHAFPEIGTDTVTSHAFDPGFLNQVEQDIHFAENIADKQMPHTLQENFALATSFPGVQELNQPKEAPVVNLFEANDLEPKPPVASDQRIDNKEEIFPGFGDCQVTSSPNSDCGASLHNLGYPPYSIPIWRMVEGLPASTTTDVPLNANELDAVDVYTFIQDGNMGTASTSRCDVIHLNSKQKGQMPCDNPKNLSPSPTDYLRELSNTLLNFTSEDELIFTNADGKDGIGRSYIDGFRSLLLDFPNGDIPNIAATEAAGVLDNYLTVSGGEHHGESDGKGLSQHGDAHAVCNSESLMLACPAANSQIAGVHDGVICCTLNTEDTEIPSNDDVFPSNQMFLSSSLLSVTQLKFNQGNDPTLSFVKDFSDNQKSNVDQLIQMKIEQKNPEHSHLYMRGPNLTYETGSSHLVGDPDVKFELPSNDCMHLAFKIASNASQGPCKIIAGNESTTALLAATIKPQTTELEQAKHLSSITDSYLNKQGPSFDGLMKYAHGNAISSKEEAGAPAKIQNQKAYAELSSVEMTVLELASNQSPENQEELPSESDYDVPHFSDVEAMIPDIHLSPDDQDLYSNKQVSKYQDEDSQRAIVRLEQAACSFMQRAIASRGALAVLYGRRSKFYIKKSEVLLGRATEDIDVDIDLGREGNANKISRRQAIIKLDQNGSFHLNNLGKSSMFVNDKEIAPKQGVGLTSNCLIEVRGMQFIFETSQTCVKQYMDRFTKGSQA; via the exons ATGGGTGCTCTTGCTCCCGCCTTTCAGTGGGTTCCAGAGGACGACCTCTTGCTAAAGAACGCCGTGGAG ACTCGCTGGCACACTCTTCTCTATGATCCAGTTGTTTCTGAAGAAGCATCTGCTCATATGAATGAGATTGAGAACTCTGCTTCATGTCTTCTATCAAAACCCAATAGACCTGAAAACTCAAGGGAAAACAAATGTGTTTCTGGGAAGAGAAAAGTTGAAAGTGTTCGTAATTGTTACTACTCCCTGCGTAAAAGAATTTGCAATGAGCCATTTCACTCCATGGATCAGAATTCTCTTGTTGGGGCTGGTCATAATAGTTGTTTTGGAAATGGAGATGAAGTTTCTTCTGCTTGTTGCATGTGTGGAGGCCCAAGACAGCTGGACTCAAACTTTGACATGACATGCCATGCATTCCCAGAAATTGGAACAGATACTGTTACTTCACATGCATTTGATCCAGGATTCCTCAATCAAGTTGAACAAGATATTCACTTTGCAGAGAACATTGCAGATAAACAAATGCCTCATACTTTACAAGAGAATTTTGCTCTTGCTACTAGTTTTCCTGGTGTTCAGGAATTGAATCAACCCAAAGAAGCTCCAGTTGTTAACCTCTTTGAAGCCAATGATTTGGAACCCAAGCCCCCAGTTGCATCTGATCAAAGAATTGATAATAAAGAAGAGATTTTCCCTGGATTTGGAGACTGCCAGGTGACTAGCTCGCCAAATTCAGATTGTGGTGCTTCATTACACAATTTAGGGTATCCACCATACTCGATTCCAATCTGGAGAATGGTTGAGGGTCTTCCGGCTTCTACTACTACTGATGTTCCCTTGAATGCGAATGAACTGGATGCTGTAGATGTGTACACATTTATTCAAGATGGTAATATGGGAACCGCAAGTACCTCAAGATGTGATGTTATCCACTTAAATTCCAAGCAGAAAGGCCAAATGCCTTGTGATAACCCAAAGAATTTATCTCCCAGCCCAACTGATTATTTAAGAGAGCTGTCCAATACACTTTTGAATTTTACAAGTGAGGATGAACTTATTTTCACGAATGCTGATGGAAAAGATGGAATTGGTAGATCATATATAGATGGCTTCCGCTCACTTTTGTTGGATTTTCCTAATGGAGACATCCCTAATATTGCTGCAACTGAAGCAGCTGGTGTTCTGGATAATTATCTTACAGTTTCTGGTGGTGAGCATCATGGAGAATCAGATGGCAAGGGGCTGTCTCAGCATGGTGATGCACATGCAGTTTGCAATTCAGAGTCTCTAATGCTAGCATGCCCAGCTGCGAACTCTCAAATCGCTGGAGTGCATGATGGAGTAATTTGCTGCACATTGAACACTGAAGACACAGAAATTCCAAGCAATGATGATGTTTTCCCATCCAATCAAATGTTCTTGTCATCGTCTCTTTTGTCTGTTACACAATTGAAATTTAATCAAGGTAATGATCCAACATTGTCATTTGTGAAGGACTTCTCAGATAATCAGAAATCTAATGTGGATCAACTCATCCAGATGAAGATAGAACAGAAAAACCCTGAACACTCTCATTTGTATATGAGAGGACCAAATTTAACATACGAAACTGGTTCAAGTCATCTAGTTGGCGATCCTGATGTTAAATTTGAGTTGCCTAGCAATGactgcatgcatttggcatttAAGATTGCAAGTAATGCTTCTCAAGGCCCTTGTAAAATTATTGCAGGAAATGAGAGTACAACTGCTCTCCTGGCTGCAACTATAAAGCCTCAGACTACTGAACTTGAACAGGCAAAGCATCTGAGTTCTATTACTGATTCTTATCTAAATAAGCAAGGTCCTAGTTTTGATGGTCTTATGAAATACGCTCATGGAAATGCTATAAGCAGTAAAGAGGAAGCAGGTGCTCcagctaaaattcaaaatcagaAAGCATATGCAGAATTGAGCTCTGTAGAGATGACTGTTTTGGAACTGGCTTCAAACCAATCACCAGAAAATCAGGAAGAACTTCCTTCAGAGAGTGATTATGATGTACCACATTTTTCCGATGTTGAAGCAATG ATACCGGATATACACTTGAGTCCAGATGACCAAGACTTATACTCCAACAAGCAAG TCTCAAAATATCAGGATGAGGACAGTCAAAGGGCAATTGTAAGGCTGGAGCAGGCTGCTTGTTCTTTCATGCAGAGAGCCATTGCATCTCGGGGAGCATTGGCTGTGTTGTATGGACGTCGTTCAAAGTTCTACATTAAGAAATCTGAG GTTTTACTTGGGAGAGCAACCGAAGATATTGATGTTGACATAGACTTGGGAAGAGAGGGGAATGCTAATAAAATTTCCAGAAGGCAG GCAATTATAAAGCTGGACCAGAATGGATCTTTTCATCTGAATAACCTCGGAAAGAGTTCAATGTTCGTCAATGACAAGGAAATAGCCCCTAAACAGGGTGTAGGCCTTACCTCAAATTGTTTGATTGAG
- the LOC127807619 gene encoding uncharacterized protein LOC127807619 isoform X4 — protein MGALAPAFQWVPEDDLLLKNAVEGGASLESLAKGSVQFSQSFSVQDLQTRWHTLLYDPVVSEEASAHMNEIENSASCLLSKPNRPENSRENKCVSGKRKVESVRNCYYSLRKRICNEPFHSMDQNSLVGAGHNSCFGNGDEVSSACCMCGGPRQLDSNFDMTCHAFPEIGTDTVTSHAFDPGFLNQVEQDIHFAENIADKQMPHTLQENFALATSFPGVQELNQPKEAPVVNLFEANDLEPKPPVASDQRIDNKEEIFPGFGDCQVTSSPNSDCGASLHNLGYPPYSIPIWRMVEGLPASTTTDVPLNANELDAVDVYTFIQDGNMGTASTSRCDVIHLNSKQKGQMPCDNPKNLSPSPTDYLRELSNTLLNFTSEDELIFTNADGKDGIGRSYIDGFRSLLLDFPNGDIPNIAATEAAGVLDNYLTVSGGEHHGESDGKGLSQHGDAHAVCNSESLMLACPAANSQIAGVHDGVICCTLNTEDTEIPSNDDVFPSNQMFLSSSLLSVTQLKFNQGNESTTALLAATIKPQTTELEQAKHLSSITDSYLNKQGPSFDGLMKYAHGNAISSKEEAGAPAKIQNQKAYAELSSVEMTVLELASNQSPENQEELPSESDYDVPHFSDVEAMIPDIHLSPDDQDLYSNKQVSKYQDEDSQRAIVRLEQAACSFMQRAIASRGALAVLYGRRSKFYIKKSEVLLGRATEDIDVDIDLGREGNANKISRRQAIIKLDQNGSFHLNNLGKSSMFVNDKEIAPKQGVGLTSNCLIEVRGMQFIFETSQTCVKQYMDRFTKGSQA, from the exons ATGGGTGCTCTTGCTCCCGCCTTTCAGTGGGTTCCAGAGGACGACCTCTTGCTAAAGAACGCCGTGGAG GGTGGTGCTTCCCTTGAATCACTTGCCAAAGGTTCCGTACAATTTTCTCAGAGTTTTTCTGTTCAGGACCTACAGACTCGCTGGCACACTCTTCTCTATGATCCAGTTGTTTCTGAAGAAGCATCTGCTCATATGAATGAGATTGAGAACTCTGCTTCATGTCTTCTATCAAAACCCAATAGACCTGAAAACTCAAGGGAAAACAAATGTGTTTCTGGGAAGAGAAAAGTTGAAAGTGTTCGTAATTGTTACTACTCCCTGCGTAAAAGAATTTGCAATGAGCCATTTCACTCCATGGATCAGAATTCTCTTGTTGGGGCTGGTCATAATAGTTGTTTTGGAAATGGAGATGAAGTTTCTTCTGCTTGTTGCATGTGTGGAGGCCCAAGACAGCTGGACTCAAACTTTGACATGACATGCCATGCATTCCCAGAAATTGGAACAGATACTGTTACTTCACATGCATTTGATCCAGGATTCCTCAATCAAGTTGAACAAGATATTCACTTTGCAGAGAACATTGCAGATAAACAAATGCCTCATACTTTACAAGAGAATTTTGCTCTTGCTACTAGTTTTCCTGGTGTTCAGGAATTGAATCAACCCAAAGAAGCTCCAGTTGTTAACCTCTTTGAAGCCAATGATTTGGAACCCAAGCCCCCAGTTGCATCTGATCAAAGAATTGATAATAAAGAAGAGATTTTCCCTGGATTTGGAGACTGCCAGGTGACTAGCTCGCCAAATTCAGATTGTGGTGCTTCATTACACAATTTAGGGTATCCACCATACTCGATTCCAATCTGGAGAATGGTTGAGGGTCTTCCGGCTTCTACTACTACTGATGTTCCCTTGAATGCGAATGAACTGGATGCTGTAGATGTGTACACATTTATTCAAGATGGTAATATGGGAACCGCAAGTACCTCAAGATGTGATGTTATCCACTTAAATTCCAAGCAGAAAGGCCAAATGCCTTGTGATAACCCAAAGAATTTATCTCCCAGCCCAACTGATTATTTAAGAGAGCTGTCCAATACACTTTTGAATTTTACAAGTGAGGATGAACTTATTTTCACGAATGCTGATGGAAAAGATGGAATTGGTAGATCATATATAGATGGCTTCCGCTCACTTTTGTTGGATTTTCCTAATGGAGACATCCCTAATATTGCTGCAACTGAAGCAGCTGGTGTTCTGGATAATTATCTTACAGTTTCTGGTGGTGAGCATCATGGAGAATCAGATGGCAAGGGGCTGTCTCAGCATGGTGATGCACATGCAGTTTGCAATTCAGAGTCTCTAATGCTAGCATGCCCAGCTGCGAACTCTCAAATCGCTGGAGTGCATGATGGAGTAATTTGCTGCACATTGAACACTGAAGACACAGAAATTCCAAGCAATGATGATGTTTTCCCATCCAATCAAATGTTCTTGTCATCGTCTCTTTTGTCTGTTACACAATTGAAATTTAATCAAG GAAATGAGAGTACAACTGCTCTCCTGGCTGCAACTATAAAGCCTCAGACTACTGAACTTGAACAGGCAAAGCATCTGAGTTCTATTACTGATTCTTATCTAAATAAGCAAGGTCCTAGTTTTGATGGTCTTATGAAATACGCTCATGGAAATGCTATAAGCAGTAAAGAGGAAGCAGGTGCTCcagctaaaattcaaaatcagaAAGCATATGCAGAATTGAGCTCTGTAGAGATGACTGTTTTGGAACTGGCTTCAAACCAATCACCAGAAAATCAGGAAGAACTTCCTTCAGAGAGTGATTATGATGTACCACATTTTTCCGATGTTGAAGCAATG ATACCGGATATACACTTGAGTCCAGATGACCAAGACTTATACTCCAACAAGCAAG TCTCAAAATATCAGGATGAGGACAGTCAAAGGGCAATTGTAAGGCTGGAGCAGGCTGCTTGTTCTTTCATGCAGAGAGCCATTGCATCTCGGGGAGCATTGGCTGTGTTGTATGGACGTCGTTCAAAGTTCTACATTAAGAAATCTGAG GTTTTACTTGGGAGAGCAACCGAAGATATTGATGTTGACATAGACTTGGGAAGAGAGGGGAATGCTAATAAAATTTCCAGAAGGCAG GCAATTATAAAGCTGGACCAGAATGGATCTTTTCATCTGAATAACCTCGGAAAGAGTTCAATGTTCGTCAATGACAAGGAAATAGCCCCTAAACAGGGTGTAGGCCTTACCTCAAATTGTTTGATTGAG
- the LOC127807619 gene encoding uncharacterized protein LOC127807619 isoform X2 — protein MGALAPAFQWVPEDDLLLKNAVEDLQTRWHTLLYDPVVSEEASAHMNEIENSASCLLSKPNRPENSRENKCVSGKRKVESVRNCYYSLRKRICNEPFHSMDQNSLVGAGHNSCFGNGDEVSSACCMCGGPRQLDSNFDMTCHAFPEIGTDTVTSHAFDPGFLNQVEQDIHFAENIADKQMPHTLQENFALATSFPGVQELNQPKEAPVVNLFEANDLEPKPPVASDQRIDNKEEIFPGFGDCQVTSSPNSDCGASLHNLGYPPYSIPIWRMVEGLPASTTTDVPLNANELDAVDVYTFIQDGNMGTASTSRCDVIHLNSKQKGQMPCDNPKNLSPSPTDYLRELSNTLLNFTSEDELIFTNADGKDGIGRSYIDGFRSLLLDFPNGDIPNIAATEAAGVLDNYLTVSGGEHHGESDGKGLSQHGDAHAVCNSESLMLACPAANSQIAGVHDGVICCTLNTEDTEIPSNDDVFPSNQMFLSSSLLSVTQLKFNQGNDPTLSFVKDFSDNQKSNVDQLIQMKIEQKNPEHSHLYMRGPNLTYETGSSHLVGDPDVKFELPSNDCMHLAFKIASNASQGPCKIIAGNESTTALLAATIKPQTTELEQAKHLSSITDSYLNKQGPSFDGLMKYAHGNAISSKEEAGAPAKIQNQKAYAELSSVEMTVLELASNQSPENQEELPSESDYDVPHFSDVEAMIPDIHLSPDDQDLYSNKQVSKYQDEDSQRAIVRLEQAACSFMQRAIASRGALAVLYGRRSKFYIKKSEVLLGRATEDIDVDIDLGREGNANKISRRQAIIKLDQNGSFHLNNLGKSSMFVNDKEIAPKQGVGLTSNCLIEVRGMQFIFETSQTCVKQYMDRFTKGSQA, from the exons ATGGGTGCTCTTGCTCCCGCCTTTCAGTGGGTTCCAGAGGACGACCTCTTGCTAAAGAACGCCGTGGAG GACCTACAGACTCGCTGGCACACTCTTCTCTATGATCCAGTTGTTTCTGAAGAAGCATCTGCTCATATGAATGAGATTGAGAACTCTGCTTCATGTCTTCTATCAAAACCCAATAGACCTGAAAACTCAAGGGAAAACAAATGTGTTTCTGGGAAGAGAAAAGTTGAAAGTGTTCGTAATTGTTACTACTCCCTGCGTAAAAGAATTTGCAATGAGCCATTTCACTCCATGGATCAGAATTCTCTTGTTGGGGCTGGTCATAATAGTTGTTTTGGAAATGGAGATGAAGTTTCTTCTGCTTGTTGCATGTGTGGAGGCCCAAGACAGCTGGACTCAAACTTTGACATGACATGCCATGCATTCCCAGAAATTGGAACAGATACTGTTACTTCACATGCATTTGATCCAGGATTCCTCAATCAAGTTGAACAAGATATTCACTTTGCAGAGAACATTGCAGATAAACAAATGCCTCATACTTTACAAGAGAATTTTGCTCTTGCTACTAGTTTTCCTGGTGTTCAGGAATTGAATCAACCCAAAGAAGCTCCAGTTGTTAACCTCTTTGAAGCCAATGATTTGGAACCCAAGCCCCCAGTTGCATCTGATCAAAGAATTGATAATAAAGAAGAGATTTTCCCTGGATTTGGAGACTGCCAGGTGACTAGCTCGCCAAATTCAGATTGTGGTGCTTCATTACACAATTTAGGGTATCCACCATACTCGATTCCAATCTGGAGAATGGTTGAGGGTCTTCCGGCTTCTACTACTACTGATGTTCCCTTGAATGCGAATGAACTGGATGCTGTAGATGTGTACACATTTATTCAAGATGGTAATATGGGAACCGCAAGTACCTCAAGATGTGATGTTATCCACTTAAATTCCAAGCAGAAAGGCCAAATGCCTTGTGATAACCCAAAGAATTTATCTCCCAGCCCAACTGATTATTTAAGAGAGCTGTCCAATACACTTTTGAATTTTACAAGTGAGGATGAACTTATTTTCACGAATGCTGATGGAAAAGATGGAATTGGTAGATCATATATAGATGGCTTCCGCTCACTTTTGTTGGATTTTCCTAATGGAGACATCCCTAATATTGCTGCAACTGAAGCAGCTGGTGTTCTGGATAATTATCTTACAGTTTCTGGTGGTGAGCATCATGGAGAATCAGATGGCAAGGGGCTGTCTCAGCATGGTGATGCACATGCAGTTTGCAATTCAGAGTCTCTAATGCTAGCATGCCCAGCTGCGAACTCTCAAATCGCTGGAGTGCATGATGGAGTAATTTGCTGCACATTGAACACTGAAGACACAGAAATTCCAAGCAATGATGATGTTTTCCCATCCAATCAAATGTTCTTGTCATCGTCTCTTTTGTCTGTTACACAATTGAAATTTAATCAAGGTAATGATCCAACATTGTCATTTGTGAAGGACTTCTCAGATAATCAGAAATCTAATGTGGATCAACTCATCCAGATGAAGATAGAACAGAAAAACCCTGAACACTCTCATTTGTATATGAGAGGACCAAATTTAACATACGAAACTGGTTCAAGTCATCTAGTTGGCGATCCTGATGTTAAATTTGAGTTGCCTAGCAATGactgcatgcatttggcatttAAGATTGCAAGTAATGCTTCTCAAGGCCCTTGTAAAATTATTGCAGGAAATGAGAGTACAACTGCTCTCCTGGCTGCAACTATAAAGCCTCAGACTACTGAACTTGAACAGGCAAAGCATCTGAGTTCTATTACTGATTCTTATCTAAATAAGCAAGGTCCTAGTTTTGATGGTCTTATGAAATACGCTCATGGAAATGCTATAAGCAGTAAAGAGGAAGCAGGTGCTCcagctaaaattcaaaatcagaAAGCATATGCAGAATTGAGCTCTGTAGAGATGACTGTTTTGGAACTGGCTTCAAACCAATCACCAGAAAATCAGGAAGAACTTCCTTCAGAGAGTGATTATGATGTACCACATTTTTCCGATGTTGAAGCAATG ATACCGGATATACACTTGAGTCCAGATGACCAAGACTTATACTCCAACAAGCAAG TCTCAAAATATCAGGATGAGGACAGTCAAAGGGCAATTGTAAGGCTGGAGCAGGCTGCTTGTTCTTTCATGCAGAGAGCCATTGCATCTCGGGGAGCATTGGCTGTGTTGTATGGACGTCGTTCAAAGTTCTACATTAAGAAATCTGAG GTTTTACTTGGGAGAGCAACCGAAGATATTGATGTTGACATAGACTTGGGAAGAGAGGGGAATGCTAATAAAATTTCCAGAAGGCAG GCAATTATAAAGCTGGACCAGAATGGATCTTTTCATCTGAATAACCTCGGAAAGAGTTCAATGTTCGTCAATGACAAGGAAATAGCCCCTAAACAGGGTGTAGGCCTTACCTCAAATTGTTTGATTGAG
- the LOC127807619 gene encoding uncharacterized protein LOC127807619 isoform X1: MGALAPAFQWVPEDDLLLKNAVEGGASLESLAKGSVQFSQSFSVQDLQTRWHTLLYDPVVSEEASAHMNEIENSASCLLSKPNRPENSRENKCVSGKRKVESVRNCYYSLRKRICNEPFHSMDQNSLVGAGHNSCFGNGDEVSSACCMCGGPRQLDSNFDMTCHAFPEIGTDTVTSHAFDPGFLNQVEQDIHFAENIADKQMPHTLQENFALATSFPGVQELNQPKEAPVVNLFEANDLEPKPPVASDQRIDNKEEIFPGFGDCQVTSSPNSDCGASLHNLGYPPYSIPIWRMVEGLPASTTTDVPLNANELDAVDVYTFIQDGNMGTASTSRCDVIHLNSKQKGQMPCDNPKNLSPSPTDYLRELSNTLLNFTSEDELIFTNADGKDGIGRSYIDGFRSLLLDFPNGDIPNIAATEAAGVLDNYLTVSGGEHHGESDGKGLSQHGDAHAVCNSESLMLACPAANSQIAGVHDGVICCTLNTEDTEIPSNDDVFPSNQMFLSSSLLSVTQLKFNQGNDPTLSFVKDFSDNQKSNVDQLIQMKIEQKNPEHSHLYMRGPNLTYETGSSHLVGDPDVKFELPSNDCMHLAFKIASNASQGPCKIIAGNESTTALLAATIKPQTTELEQAKHLSSITDSYLNKQGPSFDGLMKYAHGNAISSKEEAGAPAKIQNQKAYAELSSVEMTVLELASNQSPENQEELPSESDYDVPHFSDVEAMIPDIHLSPDDQDLYSNKQVSKYQDEDSQRAIVRLEQAACSFMQRAIASRGALAVLYGRRSKFYIKKSEVLLGRATEDIDVDIDLGREGNANKISRRQAIIKLDQNGSFHLNNLGKSSMFVNDKEIAPKQGVGLTSNCLIEVRGMQFIFETSQTCVKQYMDRFTKGSQA, encoded by the exons ATGGGTGCTCTTGCTCCCGCCTTTCAGTGGGTTCCAGAGGACGACCTCTTGCTAAAGAACGCCGTGGAG GGTGGTGCTTCCCTTGAATCACTTGCCAAAGGTTCCGTACAATTTTCTCAGAGTTTTTCTGTTCAGGACCTACAGACTCGCTGGCACACTCTTCTCTATGATCCAGTTGTTTCTGAAGAAGCATCTGCTCATATGAATGAGATTGAGAACTCTGCTTCATGTCTTCTATCAAAACCCAATAGACCTGAAAACTCAAGGGAAAACAAATGTGTTTCTGGGAAGAGAAAAGTTGAAAGTGTTCGTAATTGTTACTACTCCCTGCGTAAAAGAATTTGCAATGAGCCATTTCACTCCATGGATCAGAATTCTCTTGTTGGGGCTGGTCATAATAGTTGTTTTGGAAATGGAGATGAAGTTTCTTCTGCTTGTTGCATGTGTGGAGGCCCAAGACAGCTGGACTCAAACTTTGACATGACATGCCATGCATTCCCAGAAATTGGAACAGATACTGTTACTTCACATGCATTTGATCCAGGATTCCTCAATCAAGTTGAACAAGATATTCACTTTGCAGAGAACATTGCAGATAAACAAATGCCTCATACTTTACAAGAGAATTTTGCTCTTGCTACTAGTTTTCCTGGTGTTCAGGAATTGAATCAACCCAAAGAAGCTCCAGTTGTTAACCTCTTTGAAGCCAATGATTTGGAACCCAAGCCCCCAGTTGCATCTGATCAAAGAATTGATAATAAAGAAGAGATTTTCCCTGGATTTGGAGACTGCCAGGTGACTAGCTCGCCAAATTCAGATTGTGGTGCTTCATTACACAATTTAGGGTATCCACCATACTCGATTCCAATCTGGAGAATGGTTGAGGGTCTTCCGGCTTCTACTACTACTGATGTTCCCTTGAATGCGAATGAACTGGATGCTGTAGATGTGTACACATTTATTCAAGATGGTAATATGGGAACCGCAAGTACCTCAAGATGTGATGTTATCCACTTAAATTCCAAGCAGAAAGGCCAAATGCCTTGTGATAACCCAAAGAATTTATCTCCCAGCCCAACTGATTATTTAAGAGAGCTGTCCAATACACTTTTGAATTTTACAAGTGAGGATGAACTTATTTTCACGAATGCTGATGGAAAAGATGGAATTGGTAGATCATATATAGATGGCTTCCGCTCACTTTTGTTGGATTTTCCTAATGGAGACATCCCTAATATTGCTGCAACTGAAGCAGCTGGTGTTCTGGATAATTATCTTACAGTTTCTGGTGGTGAGCATCATGGAGAATCAGATGGCAAGGGGCTGTCTCAGCATGGTGATGCACATGCAGTTTGCAATTCAGAGTCTCTAATGCTAGCATGCCCAGCTGCGAACTCTCAAATCGCTGGAGTGCATGATGGAGTAATTTGCTGCACATTGAACACTGAAGACACAGAAATTCCAAGCAATGATGATGTTTTCCCATCCAATCAAATGTTCTTGTCATCGTCTCTTTTGTCTGTTACACAATTGAAATTTAATCAAGGTAATGATCCAACATTGTCATTTGTGAAGGACTTCTCAGATAATCAGAAATCTAATGTGGATCAACTCATCCAGATGAAGATAGAACAGAAAAACCCTGAACACTCTCATTTGTATATGAGAGGACCAAATTTAACATACGAAACTGGTTCAAGTCATCTAGTTGGCGATCCTGATGTTAAATTTGAGTTGCCTAGCAATGactgcatgcatttggcatttAAGATTGCAAGTAATGCTTCTCAAGGCCCTTGTAAAATTATTGCAGGAAATGAGAGTACAACTGCTCTCCTGGCTGCAACTATAAAGCCTCAGACTACTGAACTTGAACAGGCAAAGCATCTGAGTTCTATTACTGATTCTTATCTAAATAAGCAAGGTCCTAGTTTTGATGGTCTTATGAAATACGCTCATGGAAATGCTATAAGCAGTAAAGAGGAAGCAGGTGCTCcagctaaaattcaaaatcagaAAGCATATGCAGAATTGAGCTCTGTAGAGATGACTGTTTTGGAACTGGCTTCAAACCAATCACCAGAAAATCAGGAAGAACTTCCTTCAGAGAGTGATTATGATGTACCACATTTTTCCGATGTTGAAGCAATG ATACCGGATATACACTTGAGTCCAGATGACCAAGACTTATACTCCAACAAGCAAG TCTCAAAATATCAGGATGAGGACAGTCAAAGGGCAATTGTAAGGCTGGAGCAGGCTGCTTGTTCTTTCATGCAGAGAGCCATTGCATCTCGGGGAGCATTGGCTGTGTTGTATGGACGTCGTTCAAAGTTCTACATTAAGAAATCTGAG GTTTTACTTGGGAGAGCAACCGAAGATATTGATGTTGACATAGACTTGGGAAGAGAGGGGAATGCTAATAAAATTTCCAGAAGGCAG GCAATTATAAAGCTGGACCAGAATGGATCTTTTCATCTGAATAACCTCGGAAAGAGTTCAATGTTCGTCAATGACAAGGAAATAGCCCCTAAACAGGGTGTAGGCCTTACCTCAAATTGTTTGATTGAG